The following is a genomic window from Amycolatopsis acidiphila.
GGTGGCGGCTTACGGCGGCCTGGACGTGCTGGTCAGCTGCGTGGGGATCTTCGATTTCTACCAGGGGATCGCCGAGCTCCCGGTCGAGCGGATCGACGAGGCGTTCGACGAGATGTTCCGGGTGAACGTCAAGAGCCACCTGCACTCGGTCAAGGCCGCGCTGCCCCAGCTGCGCCGACACGGGGGCTCGGTCATCCTCACCGAGTCCACTTCGGCCTACTACCCCGGACGGGGCGGCGTGCTCTACGTGGGCAGCAAGTTCGCCGTGCGCGGGCTGGTGACGGCGATGGCGCACGAGCTGGCGCCGGACGTGCGGGTGAACGGCGTGGCGCCGGGCGGCACCCTCAACACGGACCTGCGTGGGCTCGACAGCTTGGGGCTGCGGGAAAAGCGGCTCGACGACACGCCCGGCCGGGAAGCCGAACTGGCCGGCCGCGTGCCGCTGCGGGTCGCGCTGTCCGGCGCCGACCACGCGTGGAGCTACGTGTTCCTCGCCTCGAACCGCGCCCGCGGCATCACCGGCGACGTGGTCCATCCCGACGGCGGCATCGGCGTCAAGGCATGAAAGGACGAATGGCATGGCGGTCGTGAAGGCCGATCTGCAGGCGTGCCAGGGGTACGCGAACTGCGTGATCGGCGCGGACGACGTGTTCGACATCGACGACGACGGCGTCGTGGTGGTGCTCAAGGCGGAGATCCCCGAGCCGGACCGGCGACGGGTGGAAGACGCGGCGCGCACCTGCCCGGTCTCCGCCCTGGTGATCGCGGACGACGGTGCCGGGGAATGAGCCGGCCCACCACCGTGATCGTCGGCGCGTCGATCGGCGGAGTCCGGGCGGCACAGGCGTTGCGCGCCGAGGGCTACGACGGCGAAGTCGTGCTCGTCGGCGACGAAACCGCCCTGCCGTACGACAAACCACCGTTGTCGAAGGCATTCCTCGCCGGTAAGGCGACGGCCGCGGACATCACGCTCCTCGACGAGGAGCAGGCGGCCGCGGCCGGTGTCCGGCTGGAGCTCGGGAACGGGGCGACCGGACTCGACCTCGCGGCGCGCAAGGTCGAGCTCGCCGACGGAAGCCGGTTGTCCTTCGACGATCTCGTGCTCGCCACCGGCGCTCGCGCGCGGCCCTCCCCGTGGGGTGGCCGGTCCGGCGTCCACGTGGTGCGCACGGCGGCCGACGCGCTCGCGCTGCGCGAAGACCTGCGCCGGGGCGGTCCCCTGGTGATCGTCGGCGCCGGGTTCGTCGGCGCGGAGATCGCCGCGACCGCCACCGCGCTGGGCATCGCCGAGGTGACACTGGTGGATCCGGTGGCGGTGCCGCTCAGCCGCGTGCTCAACCCGGCCGTCGCCGAGCGGTTCGGCGCCCTGCACGCCGAACGCGGGGTGACCACACGGTTCGGCGTCGGGGTGACCGGGATCGACTCCGGCGGGGTTCGGCTCACCGACGGCACGAGACTCGACGCGGCCACCGTCGTCGTCGGCATCGGTGCCGTGCCCAACGACGAGTGGCTGCGCGGGTCCGGTCTGACGATCGACGACGGCGTGGTTTGCGACCGGTTCAGCCGAGCGAGCGAGGATGTGCACGCCCTCGGGGACGTCGCGCGCTGGTTCCATCCGCGGCACGGCCGGCTCGTCCGGGCCGAGCACTGGACCAACGCCGTCGAGCAGGCCGCCTGCGTGGCACACAACATCGTCCACCCCGGCACGCCGCGCGCGCACGCGCCGGTCGAATACGTGTGGAGCGACCAGTACGACTGGAAGATCCAGCTCGCCGGCCGCACGGGCGGGGAGCTCGCGCACGTGCTCGTGCCCGGCCCCGATCCCGCCCGCGCCTTCGCGGTCCTCTACGCCGATCGCGGCGGTGGGTTCGCAGGTGCGGTCGTGGTCAACTGGCCCCGTGCGTCGCTCATCGCCCGGCGCGCCCTGGCGGCGACGGCGGCACTGGACACCGTGCAAGCGGACATCGAGGCGCTCACCGCGAAGGAGGAACGGGTATGACGGAACTGGGGCCACTGCGGACATCGGTGGCGGACGCATGCCGGGTGCTGGCCGCCCGGGGACTCGCCGACGGCATCCTCGGGCACATCAGCCTCCGGATCGACGAGCGGCGGCTGCTCGTCCGCTGCCGCGGCCCGCGGGAACGCGGTCTCGCCTGGACCACCGCGGCGGACATCCGCCTGGTCGACCTGGACGGCGAAGCCGGTGCGCCCGGCGAGCTCGACGGCGGTTACCGGCCGCCGAACGAGCTGCCGCTGCACACCGAAGTGCTGCGCACCCGCCGCGATGCCGACGTCGTGGTGCACGCGCATCCGCCCGCGGTGGTGGCCGCGGACCTCGCGGGAATCGCCATCCGCCCCATCGTCGGCGCCTTCGACATCCCGGGCACCCGGCTCGCCGCCGGGGGCGTGCCCGTCCACCCGCGGGGTGTGCTGGTGCGCAACCGCGAGCTGGCCGCCGAGATGGTGGTGTCGATGGGCGACCGGCCGGTGGTCGTGCTGCGCGGGCACGGGCTCACCAGCGCGGCCACGACCGTCGAACAGGCGGTGCTGCAGGCGATCAGCGTCGACCAGCTCGCCGCGCTGTCGCTCCGGGTCGTCTCGGCCGGCGGCACGCTGCGGGACCTGCCGGCCGAGGACATGGCGGAACTGCCCGACCTCGGCGCAGGGTTCAACACGGACACCGCCTGGCGGCACGAACTGGCGCGGCTGGAGCGCAGCGCGCCAGGTCCGCTCGTCCAGCCGGCCACGCGCGCGCCGTAGCTCCTCGGCGGTGCCGACGCACTCGTCGCGCAGCACCTGCGCGGACGCGAACAACGGCTTGAAGCGACGTGAACCTACCCGTTGTAACGAATCCACCACCACCCAGCGTCATCCCAGCGGCAGCCCTCAGCGCCAAACAGGACACGCTCTTAGTCGTCATCTTTTCCTCGAGTGCTCACGGGTCTTGTCGTCCTGAAAGTCCCTCGTCCAGCGTTCGAGGAGGGACGTGACGAACTGCACACTTCCGCAGAACGCGAAAACTCCAGGATTGAACCAGGGAATGAGTGTCCCGACCCAGTAGTTGAACGTCACGAGGAGGACCACGACGAGGATTCGCGTCGGTCGCTTGAAGAAGCTGCCGACGAGCGCTTCCCATCGGGTCGGGGCCGGACTGATTCTTTTCCTCATCACCGACGTGGCCCCCACATGTTCCGCCAGCTCCGCTTGGCGACTGGCCAGAGCTTACGAGCAGTATGCCGTAGTCGCTGCGACCGGAACTGTTTCACGCACGGGGTTTCCGACCAGATGTGCCAACGTCAGTTCGGCGTCGCGCTTCTGTTGAGGCCGTGTCGGCCGGTGGTTCTTCCGCTGCTGGCCGGTTGGGTGCGACTCCGCAGAGCTTGGCGAAGGCCGCTTCGCTATGAATGCGGTCGGCGTTGTCTCCGGTGGTGACCAGGAACTGGCCGGCGAGTTCAATGCCGACTCCGTGAAGCTCGACCAGGCCCGGGGCTGCCGCGCGGACCACTGCCGCGATCTGGTGACTACAGACCGCCGAGATCCGTTCGCCGAATGTCCCGGCGGTAACGCCGCATTCACTGCTAGAAGTAGCTGCCCGCGCCGAGAGGGCAAATTAGCCGATGCCGGAACAAGCTGGTGCGGCCTGAGCCTCATCGTGGGACCAATGGTCAAGCTTTTATTTGGTGAAGCGAGCGTCGCACCAGCATGGATATTCGGCGTTCGTACCGTTGCTGACTTCCAGGCGGACGCGACTAACCCTTGTTACGTCGACGTCAAATGCCACGTGTTCGGGGTACTCAACCTTTTTCGGCGATTGCAGAAGGGTGCCCGTTGACGAGTAGACCG
Proteins encoded in this region:
- a CDS encoding NAD(P)/FAD-dependent oxidoreductase, which translates into the protein MSRPTTVIVGASIGGVRAAQALRAEGYDGEVVLVGDETALPYDKPPLSKAFLAGKATAADITLLDEEQAAAAGVRLELGNGATGLDLAARKVELADGSRLSFDDLVLATGARARPSPWGGRSGVHVVRTAADALALREDLRRGGPLVIVGAGFVGAEIAATATALGIAEVTLVDPVAVPLSRVLNPAVAERFGALHAERGVTTRFGVGVTGIDSGGVRLTDGTRLDAATVVVGIGAVPNDEWLRGSGLTIDDGVVCDRFSRASEDVHALGDVARWFHPRHGRLVRAEHWTNAVEQAACVAHNIVHPGTPRAHAPVEYVWSDQYDWKIQLAGRTGGELAHVLVPGPDPARAFAVLYADRGGGFAGAVVVNWPRASLIARRALAATAALDTVQADIEALTAKEERV
- a CDS encoding class II aldolase/adducin family protein, with protein sequence MTELGPLRTSVADACRVLAARGLADGILGHISLRIDERRLLVRCRGPRERGLAWTTAADIRLVDLDGEAGAPGELDGGYRPPNELPLHTEVLRTRRDADVVVHAHPPAVVAADLAGIAIRPIVGAFDIPGTRLAAGGVPVHPRGVLVRNRELAAEMVVSMGDRPVVVLRGHGLTSAATTVEQAVLQAISVDQLAALSLRVVSAGGTLRDLPAEDMAELPDLGAGFNTDTAWRHELARLERSAPGPLVQPATRAP
- the hcaB gene encoding 3-(cis-5,6-dihydroxycyclohexa-1,3-dien-1-yl)propanoate dehydrogenase; the protein is MTGWLDGRRALVVGAGSGIGRAVVDAFLSEGARVAVLERDEAKCAKLSAAIPGLPVVAGDATTRGANEAAVDATVAAYGGLDVLVSCVGIFDFYQGIAELPVERIDEAFDEMFRVNVKSHLHSVKAALPQLRRHGGSVILTESTSAYYPGRGGVLYVGSKFAVRGLVTAMAHELAPDVRVNGVAPGGTLNTDLRGLDSLGLREKRLDDTPGREAELAGRVPLRVALSGADHAWSYVFLASNRARGITGDVVHPDGGIGVKA
- a CDS encoding ferredoxin, with amino-acid sequence MAVVKADLQACQGYANCVIGADDVFDIDDDGVVVVLKAEIPEPDRRRVEDAARTCPVSALVIADDGAGE
- a CDS encoding transposase, translated to MVRAAAPGLVELHGVGIELAGQFLVTTGDNADRIHSEAAFAKLCGVAPNRPAAEEPPADTASTEARRRTDVGTSGRKPRA